One genomic window of Microtus ochrogaster isolate Prairie Vole_2 chromosome 21, MicOch1.0, whole genome shotgun sequence includes the following:
- the Slc25a44 gene encoding solute carrier family 25 member 44 isoform X1, protein MARSIPRDPELAVQEPDRRSPGTMEDKRNIQIIEWEHLDKKKFYVFGVAMTMMIRVSMYPFTLIRTRLQVQKGKSLYHGTFDAFVKILRAEGVAGLYRGFLVNTFTLISGQCYVTTYELTRKFVADYSQSNTVKSLVAGGSASLVAQSITVPIDVVSQHLMMQRKGEKMGRFQVPGNLEGQGLIAFGQTKDIIRQILRADGLRGFYRGYVASLLTYIPNSAVWWPFYHFYAEQLSRLCPQDCPHIVFQAVSGPLAAATASVLTNPMDVIRTRVQVEGKSSIILTFRQLMAEEGPWGLMKGLSARIISATPSTIVIVVGYESLKKLSLRPELVDSRHW, encoded by the exons ATGGCGAGGAGCATACCCAGGGACCCCGAACTGGCTGTGCAAGAGCCGGACCGAAG GTCTCCGGGCACAATGGAGGACAAGCGGAACATCCAGATCATCGAGTGGGAACACCTGGACAAGAAGAAGTTCTATGTGTTTGGTGTGGCAATGACGATGATGATCCGCGTTAGCATGTACCCGTTCACCCTCATTCGCACCCGGCTGCAGGTTCAGAAGGGCAAGAGCCTCTACCATGGGACCTTTGATGCCTTTGTCAAGATCTTGCGAGCAGAGGGAGTGGCTGGCCTCTACCGGGGCTTCCTGGTCAACACCTTCACTCTCATCTCTGGCCAATGCTATGTCACCACTTATGAGCTTACCCGGAAATTTGTAGCCGACTACAGCCAGAGTAACACAGTGAAATCACTGGTAGCTGGCGGCTCGGCCTCCCTCGTGGCCCAGAGCATCACAGTGCCCATAGATGTGGTCTCCCAGCACCTGATGATGCAGCGCAAGGGCGAGAAAATGGGTCGCTTCCAAGTTCCTGGGAACCTAGAGGGACAAGGGCTCATTGCCTTTGGTCAAACTAAGGACATCATCAGACAGATCCTGCGGGCTGATGGGCTTCGAGGTTTCTACCGAGGCTATGTGGCCTCACTGCTAACGTACATCCCAAACAGTGCTGTGTGGTGGCCCTTTTATCACTTCTATGCAG AGCAGCTGTCGCGCCTGTGTCCTCAGGACTGCCCTCACATTGTCTTCCAAGCCGTCTCCGGGCCCCTGGCTGCAGCCACTGCCTCCGTCCTCACCAACCCTATGGATGTCATCCGAACCCGTGTGCAG GTTGAAGGCAAGAGCTCCATCATCCTGACCTTCAGACAGCTGATGGCAGAAGAGGGACCTTGGGGCCTCATGAAGGGCCTCTCTGCTCGAATCATCTCGGCTACACCCTCTACTATCGTCATCGTGGTGGGCTACGAGAGCCTCAAGAAACTCAGCCTCCGACCTGAGCTGGTGGACTCAAGACACTGGTAG
- the Slc25a44 gene encoding solute carrier family 25 member 44 isoform X2 codes for MEDKRNIQIIEWEHLDKKKFYVFGVAMTMMIRVSMYPFTLIRTRLQVQKGKSLYHGTFDAFVKILRAEGVAGLYRGFLVNTFTLISGQCYVTTYELTRKFVADYSQSNTVKSLVAGGSASLVAQSITVPIDVVSQHLMMQRKGEKMGRFQVPGNLEGQGLIAFGQTKDIIRQILRADGLRGFYRGYVASLLTYIPNSAVWWPFYHFYAEQLSRLCPQDCPHIVFQAVSGPLAAATASVLTNPMDVIRTRVQVEGKSSIILTFRQLMAEEGPWGLMKGLSARIISATPSTIVIVVGYESLKKLSLRPELVDSRHW; via the exons ATGGAGGACAAGCGGAACATCCAGATCATCGAGTGGGAACACCTGGACAAGAAGAAGTTCTATGTGTTTGGTGTGGCAATGACGATGATGATCCGCGTTAGCATGTACCCGTTCACCCTCATTCGCACCCGGCTGCAGGTTCAGAAGGGCAAGAGCCTCTACCATGGGACCTTTGATGCCTTTGTCAAGATCTTGCGAGCAGAGGGAGTGGCTGGCCTCTACCGGGGCTTCCTGGTCAACACCTTCACTCTCATCTCTGGCCAATGCTATGTCACCACTTATGAGCTTACCCGGAAATTTGTAGCCGACTACAGCCAGAGTAACACAGTGAAATCACTGGTAGCTGGCGGCTCGGCCTCCCTCGTGGCCCAGAGCATCACAGTGCCCATAGATGTGGTCTCCCAGCACCTGATGATGCAGCGCAAGGGCGAGAAAATGGGTCGCTTCCAAGTTCCTGGGAACCTAGAGGGACAAGGGCTCATTGCCTTTGGTCAAACTAAGGACATCATCAGACAGATCCTGCGGGCTGATGGGCTTCGAGGTTTCTACCGAGGCTATGTGGCCTCACTGCTAACGTACATCCCAAACAGTGCTGTGTGGTGGCCCTTTTATCACTTCTATGCAG AGCAGCTGTCGCGCCTGTGTCCTCAGGACTGCCCTCACATTGTCTTCCAAGCCGTCTCCGGGCCCCTGGCTGCAGCCACTGCCTCCGTCCTCACCAACCCTATGGATGTCATCCGAACCCGTGTGCAG GTTGAAGGCAAGAGCTCCATCATCCTGACCTTCAGACAGCTGATGGCAGAAGAGGGACCTTGGGGCCTCATGAAGGGCCTCTCTGCTCGAATCATCTCGGCTACACCCTCTACTATCGTCATCGTGGTGGGCTACGAGAGCCTCAAGAAACTCAGCCTCCGACCTGAGCTGGTGGACTCAAGACACTGGTAG